One part of the Nitrospiraceae bacterium genome encodes these proteins:
- a CDS encoding Gfo/Idh/MocA family oxidoreductase, translated as MTPLRAGVVGIGHLGQHHARLYASLPGSQLIGVVDQLPERAQVVAERHGVRLFRNLEELLPQVDLVSIAVPTSAHYEVARRCLLAGKHVLVEKPLAVMPKEARELVELAKGRSCRLQVGHSERFNPVMQVMRPHIGRPVFIECHRLSSFSERGTDVDVVLDLMIHDLDLVLSFDPGPVEEIRAAGVAVLSASVDIANARIQFGSGCVANFTASRVSTNKMRRLRVFQPDQYLSLDFQTRQGMICRRQTKAGERPTVVIEQVQGGDEEPLKLQLESFLDAVRTGKKPVISGEDGAAAVDVAHDVLQAIATFASRHGNPDRTLGSADDANPSGRR; from the coding sequence ATGACACCGTTACGAGCGGGCGTCGTCGGAATCGGCCATCTGGGCCAGCATCATGCGCGTCTTTATGCGTCGCTTCCCGGGTCCCAACTGATCGGAGTGGTCGATCAGTTGCCGGAACGAGCGCAGGTGGTCGCGGAGCGCCACGGCGTGCGTCTGTTCCGGAACCTCGAGGAATTGTTGCCTCAGGTTGACCTCGTGAGCATCGCGGTTCCCACCTCGGCACATTATGAAGTGGCACGCCGGTGTCTGCTGGCGGGAAAACATGTGTTGGTCGAAAAGCCGCTCGCCGTGATGCCCAAAGAAGCCCGCGAGCTCGTGGAACTCGCGAAGGGGCGCAGCTGCCGACTGCAAGTCGGGCATAGCGAACGATTCAATCCTGTGATGCAGGTGATGCGGCCGCACATCGGGCGGCCGGTCTTCATCGAATGCCATCGTCTCAGCTCGTTCAGTGAGCGGGGGACGGACGTCGACGTAGTGCTGGATTTGATGATTCACGACCTGGATCTCGTCCTGTCCTTCGATCCCGGGCCGGTCGAAGAAATTCGCGCGGCCGGGGTGGCGGTGCTGTCGGCCTCCGTCGACATCGCCAATGCGCGCATCCAGTTCGGGAGCGGCTGCGTCGCCAATTTTACCGCGAGCCGGGTCTCAACCAATAAAATGCGCCGCCTGCGGGTGTTTCAGCCGGATCAGTATCTCTCGCTGGACTTTCAAACACGTCAGGGGATGATTTGCAGGCGCCAGACGAAGGCTGGCGAGCGTCCGACCGTGGTCATCGAACAAGTGCAAGGCGGGGACGAAGAGCCGTTGAAACTCCAGCTCGAATCGTTCCTGGACGCCGTTCGGACAGGGAAGAAGCCGGTGATCTCCGGCGAGGACGGAGCGGCCGCTGTCGACGTAGCGCACGATGTGTTGCAGGCGATCGCGACCTTTGCCTCACGTCATGGAAATCCGGATCGAACTTTGGGATCTGCAGACGACGCCAACCCTTCCGGTCGAAGATGA
- the fabZ gene encoding 3-hydroxyacyl-ACP dehydratase FabZ: MAVMEQAEIQSLLPHRFPFLLVDRIHELDPDRRIVGMKNVTINEPFFQGHFPGRPVMPGVLIIEAMAQVGGILAFKSLGNVARPVVYLTGVDNAKFRRPVVPGDQIRFEIDLVKKRVPFWKMQGKAFVGTELVCEAGITAMVTEEKAGDVNR, translated from the coding sequence ATGGCTGTGATGGAGCAGGCAGAAATCCAATCGCTCTTGCCGCACCGGTTTCCGTTTTTGCTGGTCGATCGAATCCACGAGTTGGACCCCGATCGGCGCATTGTGGGCATGAAGAACGTCACGATCAATGAGCCGTTCTTTCAAGGCCATTTCCCGGGGCGTCCAGTGATGCCGGGAGTCTTGATCATTGAAGCGATGGCCCAGGTCGGTGGGATTCTCGCATTCAAATCACTCGGGAACGTGGCCCGGCCGGTGGTGTATTTGACGGGGGTCGACAACGCGAAATTTCGCAGGCCGGTGGTTCCCGGCGACCAGATTCGGTTTGAAATCGACCTCGTCAAAAAACGTGTCCCATTTTGGAAGATGCAGGGAAAGGCATTTGTCGGCACGGAGCTGGTGTGCGAAGCGGGCATCACGGCTATGGTGACGGAGGAGAAGGCTGGTGACGTGAATCGTTAA
- the lpxI gene encoding UDP-2,3-diacylglucosamine diphosphatase LpxI (LpxI, functionally equivalent to LpxH, replaces it in LPS biosynthesis in a minority of bacteria.) → MSRPPYANSGQRIGLIAGNGRFPIIFATNARQLGYHVSAVAHEGETEPELANHVDRIQWIKIGQLNKLIQAFKEDDISQAVMLGGIKKTHVFTTVRPDFRALALAAKLALWKDDDILREIAAELEREGITIRESTFGLQGILVEEGTLTRKGPTKKEWDDIRYGWEVAHEIGRLDIGQCVVIKDRVVVAVEAVEGTDAAIKRGGELAQDGAVVVKRSKPQQDLRFDLPAVGPRTIEVMQSVKASVLALEAGKTVLLDREVMLEKARQAGITVIGIASLDASPE, encoded by the coding sequence GTGTCTCGACCGCCTTACGCGAACAGCGGGCAACGCATCGGGCTCATCGCCGGCAACGGCCGGTTTCCCATCATCTTCGCCACCAACGCCAGACAACTCGGCTATCATGTGTCGGCGGTCGCCCATGAAGGCGAAACCGAGCCGGAGCTGGCCAATCACGTCGATCGGATTCAGTGGATCAAGATCGGCCAACTCAACAAACTCATTCAAGCCTTCAAGGAGGACGACATCAGCCAGGCCGTCATGTTGGGCGGTATCAAGAAGACGCACGTCTTTACGACGGTGCGGCCGGATTTTCGAGCACTGGCACTGGCTGCCAAGCTGGCGTTGTGGAAAGACGATGACATCCTTCGCGAGATTGCCGCCGAATTGGAACGGGAAGGGATCACGATCCGCGAGTCCACGTTCGGCCTTCAAGGGATCTTGGTCGAAGAAGGAACCTTGACCAGGAAAGGCCCCACGAAGAAGGAATGGGACGACATTCGTTACGGGTGGGAAGTCGCTCACGAGATCGGACGCCTCGACATCGGGCAATGTGTGGTGATCAAGGACCGTGTCGTGGTGGCGGTTGAAGCGGTGGAAGGTACCGATGCAGCCATCAAGCGCGGCGGAGAACTAGCACAGGATGGAGCGGTGGTCGTCAAACGTTCCAAGCCACAACAGGATTTACGCTTTGATCTTCCCGCCGTCGGGCCGCGTACGATCGAGGTGATGCAGTCGGTCAAGGCGTCGGTGCTGGCGCTGGAGGCGGGCAAGACCGTGCTATTGGATCGTGAGGTCATGCTCGAGAAAGCGCGCCAGGCCGGTATCACCGTCATCGGGATCGCATCGCTCGACGCGAGTCCCGAGTGA
- the lpxA gene encoding acyl-ACP--UDP-N-acetylglucosamine O-acyltransferase produces the protein MINVNGRYRVQIHPSAIVHPKAELAADVVVGPFCHVGEHVKIGKGTRLISHVSLDGWTEIGERCEIYPFASIGGPPQHLGYKGEPTKVVIGDDNIFREYVTVNRGTIQGGGVTSVGNKNFLMAYVHVAHDCRLGNHLIMANAASLAGHITIGDHAIIGGLSGIHQYVRVGAYSMVGGCCALGQDLPPYMRAAGGYRARMYGLNSVGLRRHGFSPDRVAVLKRAYDLLFRSGHRTAEAAKLARVEFVDQPDVMTVVAFMEGTKRGICRSVERDREDEED, from the coding sequence ATGATTAACGTGAACGGGAGGTATCGAGTGCAGATTCATCCGAGTGCCATCGTGCATCCGAAGGCGGAATTAGCCGCCGACGTGGTCGTGGGACCGTTTTGTCACGTCGGCGAGCACGTCAAGATCGGGAAGGGAACGAGGCTGATCTCTCACGTGAGTCTGGATGGATGGACGGAGATCGGAGAACGCTGCGAAATCTATCCTTTTGCGTCGATCGGGGGACCGCCGCAGCATTTGGGTTATAAGGGCGAACCGACCAAGGTTGTGATCGGCGACGACAATATCTTCCGCGAATATGTCACGGTCAACCGAGGGACGATACAGGGAGGCGGTGTGACCTCCGTCGGAAACAAGAATTTTTTGATGGCCTATGTCCATGTGGCTCACGACTGTCGGCTCGGCAATCATCTCATCATGGCGAACGCGGCCAGTTTGGCAGGGCATATCACGATCGGAGATCACGCTATAATCGGAGGCCTGAGCGGGATTCACCAATACGTCCGCGTCGGTGCCTATTCGATGGTCGGCGGTTGTTGTGCCCTCGGGCAGGATCTCCCTCCTTATATGCGTGCGGCCGGAGGGTACCGTGCACGGATGTACGGCCTGAATTCTGTTGGATTGCGCCGGCACGGGTTTTCTCCCGATCGTGTAGCAGTCTTGAAACGGGCGTACGATCTGCTCTTCCGCTCGGGGCACCGGACAGCGGAAGCCGCAAAATTGGCAAGGGTGGAATTCGTCGATCAACCCGACGTCATGACAGTCGTCGCGTTCATGGAGGGTACCAAGCGCGGAATCTGCCGGTCCGTCGAGCGTGATCGGGAGGATGAGGAGGATTAA